A stretch of Pyrenophora tritici-repentis strain M4 chromosome 7, whole genome shotgun sequence DNA encodes these proteins:
- a CDS encoding PTR2, Dipeptide-tripeptide permease, protein MSMSQNPGMQGNTGSRVSQASSMYTTESEEEGHELRRVKDEIPWTLWTVAFIGFWERATFWGLTAPWQNYMQHPPRLDQDQIPGALNLGQTTATRAFCGFFILYFTIPIFIAPLADNVLGQYNTIVIGMAVYVLGCIALVISSLPSMLDRGAGIPGLVVAMVLIAIGGGSAQAVMRSFIANQYTNRINRKAKLSGSKSRALKWLRRTWLSKYLPASSRGEVVMIDSERTLKFIYNLYFWVGNVGSLLSFPVVYIEKKYGFFPAYALGLGCICIAFVMVIRGRKYFVNPSRTGDVMIPAAKVITCAARHGCRMDCADPEYQLEKHGKTVPWTSQFVNEIARALGACRVFLAFIVFYICFDQMQNNLISQASTMKTGSTPNDVLPGMNQVGCILFSPLVEYVLDPILARRRIYLRPVTRIVIGFSFVVLAMLYAAVLQHFIYISPPCFDHPSSCGDHQSTAQARPDVWYQAPVYFLVAVGEVFAMTTAMEYAETHAPKQMKVLVQAINMLVTGIGSAIALVIAEGARDPYLVHFYGSLAGAMAVTTIIFYIVFRNYDREIVASSLEETANVDNGPVSTTTSRHSEDPGRASPGSPVSVIMVVLRDEKHTESTGKLVPPS, encoded by the exons ATGTCGATGTCACAAAACCCAGGGATGCAAGG AAATACCGGCAGCCGTGTATCACAAGCTTCGAGCATGTATACCACAGAGTCCGAGGAAGAAGGCCACGAATTGCGGCGGGTCAAAGACGAGATACCGTGGACGCTATGGACAGTTGCCTTCATCGGGTTTTGGGAGAGAGCAACGTTTTGGGGAT TGACCGCACCTTGGC AAAACTACATGCAACACCCACCACGTCTTGACCAAGATCAAATCCCCGGTGCACTCAATCTTGGTCAAACCACCGCAACGCGCGCGTTCTGTGGATTCTTCATACTTTACTTTACGATCCCTATCTTCATCGCGCCACTGGCCGATAACGTCTTGGGACAGTACAACACAATAGTCATCGGTATGGCTGTATATGTCTTGGGATGTATAGCACTAGTTATCAGCTCCTTACCGAGCATGCTCGACCGAGGAGCTGGAATACCGGGTCTGGTCGTCGCCATGGTCTTGATAGCCATAGGTGGTGGGAGT GCCCAAGCCGTCATGAGATCTTTCATCGCCAATCAGTATACGAACAGAATAAACAGGAAAGCAAAATTATCCGGGTCCAAGAGTAGAGCTTTGAAGTGGCTGAGACGAACATGGCTCTCCAAGTACCTGCCAGCCTCTTCCCGAGGAGAGGTCGTCATGATCGACAGTGAACGTACTCTGAAGTTCATCTATAATCTTTACTTTTGGGTTGGCAACGTAGGCTCATTGCTGTCGTTTCCAGTTGTGTATATCGAGAAAAAGTACGGCTTTTTCCCTGCGTATGCGTTGGGCTTAGGATGCATATGCATCGCTTTCGTGATGGTCATCCGTGGGAGGAAATACTTTG TCAATCCTTCCCGAACCGGAGACGTCATGATTCCTGCGGCGAAGGTGATTACCTGCGCTGCGCGACACGGTTGCCGAATGGATTGCGCAGATCCCGAATACCAGCTCGAAAAGCATGGCAAGACGGTGCCTTGGACTAGCCAGTTTGTCAACGAAATTGCGCGTGCTCTGGGGGCATGTCGCGTCTT TCTAGCATTTATTGTGTTCTACATCTGCTTCGACCAGATGCAGAACAACCTCATATCCCAAGCGAGCACCATGAAAACCGGAAGCACACCCAACGATGTACTGCCAGGAATGAACCAAGTCGGTTGCATATTGTTCAGCCCCTTAGTGGAGTATGTCCTCGATCCTATCCTAGCACGGCGGCGCATCTACCTCAGACCTGTCACTCGGATTGTCATCGGCTTTAGTTTCGTCGTACTCGCAATGCTGTACGCAGCCGTGCTGCAGCATTTCATCTACATATCTCCGCCTTGCTTCGATCACCCAAGCTCCTGTGGGGATCATCAGTCAACCGCGCAGGCGCGGCCAGATGTGTGGTACCAAGCGCCCGTCTACTTTTTGGTTGCTGTTGGTGAAGTCTTCGCCATGACCACAGCTATGGAATACGCGGAAACCCACGCGCCAAAGCAGATGAAGGTGCTCGTACAGGCAATAAACATGCTTGTTACTGGAATAGGCTCAGCTATTGCTCTAGTCATAGCAGAGGGAGCCCGGGACCCATATCTCGTACACTTTTACGGCAGCCTAGCAGGTGCTATGGCTGTCACAACGATCATCTTCTACATCGTCTTTCGCAACTATGACAGAGAAATCGTGGCCTCGTCTCTAGAAGAAACCGCCAATGTCGACAATGGCCCTGTCAGCACTACTACCAGCCGCCACTCAGAAGACCCTGGACGAGCTTCTCCGGGCTCACCTGTGAGCGTAATCATGGTGGTTTTGCGTGACGAAAAGCACACCGAATCAACTGGCAAATTAGTCCCGCCCTCATAA
- a CDS encoding F-box multi-domain protein produces the protein MDNLPNELLLEIFNHLSSEDKSDILSVSVVNRRFHGLANDVLYNSYSLAQGDAALFISAIASKPQLAKCVRQVNWDCRPRSNFALVINDAFFFLRPFSAAEGRHIKETLGIRGSLYTEDLNRRCHELGPESYLYTFLSFTPRVSTLNVVAPSQWDRHKIWFKPALDSQMFAHLHTASIIGPMRIHSVLPLFLVPSLRTLTLNDVVSHRNHARAGAQDEWSTNSEVYERLEREGSWIKNFYLTNCNEPVSTIDRIMGIFRNLQILEIEQYGGVSWHYPELDLQKLLQSFGQQRKSLTSLSVATSNVALDPCALEWLQVLTHVESLSLNLSAETREEDENISNKISSGFSDWLPRNLKHLRLIVNDLSLLGRDSLSTGPSEDTVDALFAFSKNVKEVLPDLRTLAVDEWDEMLGTFACQTDFKLLQQEFARKGVHLLARPRIADGPYLSDSEDVEEGWVWVTWMALEA, from the coding sequence ATGGACAATCTTCCCAACGAACTGCTTCTCGAGATCTTCAATCACCTAAGCTCCGAGGACAAATCTGATATCCTATCCGTCAGTGTCGTTAATCGCCGGTTTCATGGCCTTGCAAACGACGTCCTCTACAATAGCTACTCACTAGCTCAAGGAGATGCAGCACTTTTCATCTCTGCTATTGCATCGAAACCTCAACTTGCAAAGTGTGTTCGGCAGGTCAATTGGGATTGCCGGCCCAGAAGCAACTTTGCCCTGGTCATTAATGACGCCTTTTTCTTTCTCCGACCCTTTTCGGCCGCAGAAGGTCGTCATATCAAGGAAACACTGGGTATACGGGGCTCGCTTTACACGGAAGATTTGAATAGGCGTTGCCATGAACTTGGACCCGAATCATATCTTTACACGTTCTTGTCATTTACCCCTAGAGTAAGCACACTCAATGTGGTCGCACCCTCGCAGTGGGATCGTCATAAGATATGGTTCAAGCCAGCCCTCGATTCTCAAATGTTCGCCCATTTACACACAGCAAGCATAATTGGCCCAATGCGTATCCACAGTGTTCTCCCGTTGTTCCTGGTTCCCTCGTTGCGAACTTTAACCTTGAATGATGTGGTATCTCATCGCAATCATGCCAGAGCAGGTGCGCAGGACGAATGGAGCACAAACAGCGAGGTTTATGAACGATTAGAAAGAGAAGGATCCTGGATCAAGAACTTTTATTTGACAAACTGCAACGAACCCGTCTCTACGATTGACAGAATAATGGGGATATTCAGAAACCTCCAAATATTGGAAATTGAGCAATACGGGGGCGTCAGTTGGCATTACCCAGAACTGGATCTGCAGAAGCTGTTGCAATCTTTTGGGCAGCAGCGTAAATCACTTACATCGCTCTCCGTTGCTACCAGCAATGTAGCACTGGACCCATGCGCTTTGGAGTGGCTGCAAGTTCTCACACACGTCGAGAGCCTCTCGCTCAACCTGTCAGCCGAAACCAGAGAGGAAGATGAAAACATCAGCAACAAGATATCATCAGGCTTTTCGGACTGGCTGCCTAGGAACCTCAAACACCTCCGTCTCATCGTCAACGACCTTTCATTGCTTGGAAGGGATAGTCTATCCACAGGACCCTCAGAAGATACTGTAGACGCATTATTTGCCTTTTCAAAGAATGTAAAGGAGGTTTTACCTGACTTGCGCACGCTGGCTGTGGATGAGTGGGATGAGATGCTGGGCACGTTTGCATGCCAGACTGATTTTAAGCTGCTGCAGCAAGAATTTGCGCGCAAGGGGGTGCATCTGCTGGCGAGACCAAGGATCGCAGATGGACCGTATTTGTCCGATTCGGAAGATGTAGAGGAGGGGTGGGTTTGGGTGACGTGGATGGCACTTGAGGCGTAG
- a CDS encoding TPA putative Zn(II)2Cys6 transcription factor (Eurofung) has translation MADPKPRQRKFAPRSRTGCLTCRTRRKRCDSAQPQCANCARLNLKCEWQAPRKVVAESPASPSRSKSPEFQVAGPLSSSPDAWDALPGDHGSERMHLLQYYVEAFVPSVQVAPIATSFYTSLYMPWSFQIEGMLDAILAISSAQLARRSQDADRAEHLRAVSLRHERKCYEFIKERLSPSGGLPKDTYQVTAVILILVGLEALNGVKTTRWISQLKSVQRILGALSPEQSLMDCVEVDSLHRHFTYHFASASLMARVSNAGNASSAEQGLMMISAAPMPGTIDPLMGISYQLCDLISRIQYVTASNPAFPLATEASFNVIEQGIQNWTYENPFTLGVDTPIALDLIALAEAYRLAALIQLYRTSPTRSLRIQHYASRTMEFIARIPPGSPAESSLLYPIFLAGAELDDEAAIEQCFKRLEGIQKRNRYENVECVQKVLKEVWRPKLEGGQRRDWEDVVREWNWSFTLG, from the coding sequence ATGGCTGATCCGAAGCCGCGGCAACGCAAGTTTGCGCCAAGGTCACGCACTGGCTGCTTGACTTGTAGGACACGGCGGAAGAGATGCGATAGTGCCCAACCTCAGTGCGCCAACTGTGCACGTTTAAACCTCAAGTGCGAATGGCAAGCACCGCGGAAAGTTGTCGCAGAGTCGCCCGCCTCTCCATCGCGCTCGAAAAGTCCAGAGTTCCAGGTTGCAGGGCCATTATCTTCCTCGCCAGACGCATGGGATGCACTACCGGGTGACCATGGGTCTGAACGGATGCATCTACTTCAGTATTATGTCGAAGCCTTCGTACCCAGTGTGCAAGTCGCACCGATTGCAACGAGTTTTTATACCAGCCTATATATGCCTTGGTCCTTCCAAATCGAGGGCATGCTCGacgccatcctcgccataTCTTCTGCTCAGTTGGCAAGAAGGAGCCAAGATGCCGACCGTGCAGAACATTTGAGGGCTGTATCTCTTCGACATGAGAGGAAATGCTATGAATTCATCAAAGAACGTCTCTCTCCATCTGGTGGACTACCAAAGGACACGTATCAGGTCACTGCTGTTATCCTCATCTTGGTCGGGCTCGAGGCGCTGAACGGAGTCAAGACGACGAGGTGGATATCACAGTTGAAGAGTGTACAACGCATTCTGGGCGCACTGTCTCCAGAGCAGAGCCTCATGGACTGCGTGGAAGTCGACTCTCTGCATCGTCACTTCACCTACCACTTTGCTTCGGCATCTCTCATGGCCCGCGTATCAAATGCTGGAAACGCGTCTTCTGCTGAACAAGGCTTGATGATGATAAGCGCCGCGCCTATGCCAGGCACCATCGACCCTCTAATGGGCATCTCATACCAACTATGCGATCTCATCTCCCGGATTCAGTACGTAACTGCCTCCAACCCTGCGTTTCCCCTCGCAACAGAAGCATCATTCAATGTCATCGAACAGGGAATACAAAATTGGACATACGAAAACCCATTCACGTTGGGCGTCGACACTCCGATAGCTCTCGACCTCATCGCTTTGGCAGAAGCTTACCGGTTGGCGGCACTCATTCAACTTTATCGCACATCGCCTACTCGCTCGTTGCGTATTCAGCACTACGCATCACGTACAATGGAGTTTATTGCGCGTATACCTCCTGGAAGTCCAGCCGAGTCGAGCCTACTTTATCCCATTTTCCTAGCCGGCGCAGAACTAGATGATGAAGCGGCCATTGAGCAATGCTTCAAGAGACTTGAAGGAATCCAGAAGCGGAATCGGTATGAGAATGTTGAATGCGTGCAGAAGGTGTTGAAAGAGGTTTGGCGACCAAAGCTGGAGGGTGGACAAAGAAGAGATTGGGAGGATGTGGTAAGAGAATGGAACTGGTCATTCACTTTGGGGTGA
- a CDS encoding AATase domain containing protein: protein MPDPATFEKLRPCGRLETHSTARHHLGLYKNVGLTAEYKVPSNTQLRLESHVYGALRHVISHNSNLSAIALNEDQSYPNAYFARLPAINLQTCVEFLERKTPFPEDGESDQEMDKILVQQHSRDFKQDLGSKPFWQVIIVTSLVDVTKFTATWVWHHALADGISGFVFHDSFLAGLNSLKEGDNTDPIIKSPTSALLPPLEELHPMIISWSFFLRAILASILPAIFAKRPAKLWTGKAVPSDVTMESKTRLRTLVISKATTTKLAEASRREKTSVTATLQCLLAASLFSLLPAAEYHRLTIEGPMSVRRFLNVKDDQMTDAFTLYNFLHERTESDAQTGSILRYFSWDTARAVKSVIAAEAAKGGNDNSIALLKYVSSMDQFLLGKMGKPRTPSAEISNVGVWKGVQSQETQSETKWSIGRMVFSQSHNIVANPFAMNVVTGGDGNAVASFCWSEAAVDEDFMYKVIDGVREGVEELVVGEPER from the coding sequence ATGCCCGACCCGGCCACATTTGAGAAGTTGCGCCCATGCGGCAGACTGGAAACCCATAGCACAGCGCGACACCATCTGGGCTTGTATAAGAATGTGGGACTTACTGCCGAATACAAAGTGCCGAGCAATACTCAGCTTCGCCTAGAAAGTCACGTTTATGGTGCCCTGCGACATGTCATTTCTCACAACTCGAACTTGAGCGCTATCGCTCTAAACGAAGACCAGTCTTACCCCAACGCTTATTTTGCACGACTACCAGCAATAAATCTACAGACTTGCGTAGAGTTTCTCGAAAGAAAGACCCCGTTTCCAGAAGATGGTGAGAGTGACCAAGAGATGGACAAGATACTGGTGCAGCAACATAGTCGTGATTTCAAGCAAGACTTGGGATCCAAGCCTTTCTGGCAGGTAATCATTGTAACTTCGCTGGTCGATGTTACGAAGTTCACAGCGACATGGGTGTGGCATCATGCGCTAGCTGACGGCATCTCCGGCTTCGTTTTTCACGACTCATTTCTCGCTGGCCTCAACTCGCTGAAAGAGGGGGACAACACCGACCCAATCATCAAATCGCCGACCTCAGCCCTACTTCCACCGCTGGAGGAACTACACCCAATGATTATCTCCTGGTCGTTCTTCTTGCGCGCCATCCTCGCATCTATATTACCCGCGATATTTGCGAAGCGGCCCGCAAAACTGTGGACTGGCAAAGCAGTACCATCAGACGTGACGATGGAGTCGAAAACGCGGCTTCGAACTCTTGTAATTTCCAAAGCAACCACAACAAAACTAGCAGAAGCCAGCCGAAGAGAAAAGACGAGTGTAACAGCAACGCTGCAATGTCTCCTAGCTGCCTCACTATTTTCACTCCTCCCAGCTGCGGAATACCACCGTCTCACCATCGAAGGCCCAATGTCTGTGCGGCGCTTCCTCAACGTCAAGGACGACCAAATGACAGATGCATTCACGCTCTACAACTTCCTACACGAACGCACCGAAAGCGACGCTCAAACAGGGTCTATCTTGCGATATTTCTCCTGGGACACAGCGCGAGCAGTCAAATCTGTCATCGCCGCCGAAGCGGCAAAAGGTGGCAATGACAACTCCATCGCGCTTCTCAAATACGTTTCTTCCATGGATCAATTCCTCCTTGGCAAAATGGGCAAGCCGCGCACGCCCTCGGCGGAGATATCAAATGTGGGTGTGTGGAAGGGTGTGCAAAGCCAAGAGACGCAGAGCGAGACAAAGTGGAGCATAGGTAGGATGGTGTTTAGCCAATCTCATAACATAGTCGCCAACCCCTTTGCGATGAATGTTGTAACTGGCGGGGATGGCAATGCTGTGGCGAGCTTTTGTTGGTCCGAGGCAGCTGTGGACGAAGATTTCATGTACAAGGTGATTGATGGTGTCAGAGAAGGTGTCGAGGAGTTGGTGGTGGGAGAGCCAGAGCGTTGA
- a CDS encoding FabG, Dehydrogenase with different specificities (related to short-chain alcohol dehydrogenase), producing the protein MPMDRYQYVSNVWRDGIFDGKVVFCTGGAGTICSAQVRAMVALGANACIVSRNTEKITAMAKDLETARPGAKVIGIGAIDVRKPELLEQAAARCEKELGSIDFVIAGAAGNFLASFDQISTNAMKSVIDIDVLGSWNTVKATMPYLEKSAKKHRTDGLTVPANGTGGRIIFVSATLHYAGTPLQGHVSVAKAGVDAMAMSVAIEKGPLGVTSNVIAPGPIGNTEGMARLSKPDALSKLAKNIPSGRLGSVKEIADATVFLFSDAGNYVNGDTIVVDGGAWRNVGVGSGDQYPEIVLAPESSKAKL; encoded by the exons ATGCCAATGGACAGATACCAATATGTCAGCAATGTCTGGAGAGATGGCATCTTTG ATGGCAAAGTAGTCTTCTGTACTGGCGGCGCAGGCACCATCTGCTCAGCCCAAGTTCGCGCCATGGTCGCGCTCGGAGCAAACGCCTGCATCGTAAGCCGCAACACTGAGAAGATTACAGCCATGGCCAAAGATCTCGAAACCGCACGCCCCGGCGCAAAAGTCATCGGTATCGGCGCAATCGATGTCAGGAAGCCCGAGCTCCTCGAACAAGCCGCCGCGCGCTGCGAGAAAGAGCTCGGAAGCATCGACTTTGTCATTGCAGGCGCAGCAGGCAACTTCCTCGCTTCCTTTGACCAGATCTCGACAAACGCCATGAAGTCTGTCATCGACATTGACGTCTTGGGTAGTTGGAACACGGTCAAGGCAACGATGCCGTATCTCGAGAAATCGGCCAAGAAGCACAGGACGGATGGGTTGACTGTGCCTGCCAACGGTACAGGCGGCCGAATCATCTTTGTCAGTGCCACACTCCATTATGCAGGTACACCGCTACAAGGCCACGTCTCGGTCGCAAAGGCAGGTGTAGATGCCATGGCCATGTCAGTAGCAATTGAAAAGGGTCCTTTGGGTGTTACATCCAATGTCATTGCTCCCGGGCCCATTGGAAACACCGAAGGTATGGCGCGGTTGTCTAAACCAGATGCGCTGAGCAAATTGGCCAAGAACATTCCCTCGGGTCGTCTCGGCTCGGTCAAGGAGATTGCGGATGCGACCGTGTTCTTGTTCTCCGACGCGGGCAACTATGTCAATGGCGATACCATTGTTGTTGATGGCGGCGCGTGGCGGAACGTGGGCGTGGGAAGCGGCGATCAATATCCTGAGATTGTGCTTGCTCCTGAGAGCTCCAAGGCGAAACTATAG
- a CDS encoding WSC multi-domain protein codes for MERTYASSLIGLAALFVLLLSIKPVRAADWVQSYCSSQNTGSDNTEYTWQWQSNGNCTNHCKQAGNNFAFAVLKYTECWCSNYIPADQTDVSNCQVDCPGFPDEKCGNKKENLYMYIQMDGKPSGTMGGSQPSSTAAAPTSQTQAETSKAPTQKSSTTPAPDRSPSQTQQPVTMPTLVTESGVVVTRTVVITPSAAASDGSKPEPKSNVGAIAGGVAGGFVLLIAIVGGILFLLWRKRRRQQDQENGSGDSSGITRNVSTMSRAGLLGGRTEKTPTPIVTKFGSQRSRNESETGTPITPSSRRLSQPILVDSRLNPAAVLTFHGANASRESLGSIDDSRDYGRQLNVRNPDPYP; via the exons ATGGAGCGCACATATGCATCCTCGTTAATAGGCCTAGCTGCCCTGTTCGTATTGCTACTTTCCATTAAACCAGTACGCGCCGCAGACTGGGTACAGTCATATTGCTCGTCACAAAATACTGGCAGCGATAACACTGAAT ACACATGGCAGTGGCAATCCAATGGCAACTGCACCAACCATTGCAAACAGGCTGGCAACAACTTTGCCTTTGCCGTCTTAAAATACACCGAGTGCTGGTGTTCCAACTACATTCCCGCCGATCAAACCGACGTGAGCAACTGCCAGGTCGATTGTCCCGGCTTTCCAGATGAAAAATGCGGCAACAAAAAAGAAAATCTCTACATGTACATTCAAATGGACGGTAAACCATCCGGCACCATGGGCGGCTCCCAGCCTTCGTCGACTGCCGCAGCCCCTACCTCTCAGACACAGGCTGAGACTTCAAAAGCTCCT ACCCAGAAATCCTCCACTACCCCCGCCCCGGATCGTTCTCCCTCCCAGACCCAGCAGCCCGTCACGATGCCGACCTTGGTCACTGAAAGCGGTGTCGTCGTTACCCGCACCGTCGTCATCACACCTTCAGCAGCAGCTTCCGATGGATCGAAGCCTGAACCCAAATCCAACGTAGGCGCAATTGCAGGTGGTGTCGCCGGCGGATTTGTCCTTTTGATAGCCATTGTTGGTGGCATTCTATTCTTACTGTGgagaaagaggaggaggCAGCAAGATCAAGAGAACGGAAGCGGCGATTCATCGGGTATCACGCGGAATGTAAGCACCATGAGCCGAGCCGGTCTGCTTGGAGGACGTACCGAGAAAACACCCACGCCGATCGTCACAAAGTTCGGTTCGCAGAGGAGCAGGAATGAGAGCGAAACAGGAACGCCCATCACACCGTCAAGTCGTCGATTAAGTCAACCGATCCTCGTCGACTCGCGGCTCAACCCAGCCGCCGTTCTCACATTCCACGGTGCCAACGCCAGCCGGGAAAGTTTAGGGAGCATCGATGACAGCCGGGATTACGGACGTCAATTGAACGTGCGGAATCCAGATCCTTATCCCTAA
- a CDS encoding Astacin domain containing protein yields the protein MFDPSSLHTRSMTYLKFAVARPWPLRDGPTGPIRPIRYCYANKEAQEELSCLLMAGFDVWARALGFPHSHTVGHNLCWKSIVLRTTSGTPPFYSPFCYLDDYKNHEDPGTWNPVVADDALVVHLTEGTPAATVGWQPGEKEGRHKLLLPKTIGVTRVAHEIGHVLGLLHEHARFDRDDFITYQCTNLKGYSQAVNAATDAGFELAYAILRLCSEKDFALQFDFIGAEYTKNDAYSNFDTGIFDEGDFDLGSIMMYPSSANTEDERCWTESRKDLCVLMAGTELKMWPIMPAQAPSRGDVEFVKKYYPYIGLPASSSMTVSDQPTTSAAVVQVAEQKVKRGPQSAVRVHRIFS from the exons ATGTTTGACCCCTCATCTCTCCATACGCGCTCCATGACCTACCTAAAATTCGCCGTCGCTCGTCCTTGGCCCCTTAGGGATGGCCCCACAGGGCCAATCCGCCCGATACGATACTGCTACGCCAACAAAGAAGCCCAAGAAGAACTCAGCTGTCTGCTGATGGCTGGCTTTGATGTCTGGGCCCGGGCACTTGGGTTCCCTCATAGTCATACGGTCGGACACAATCTTTGCTGGAAGTCAATCGTATTGAGGACCACAAGTGGAACTCCACCCTTCTATAGTCCCTTCTGCTACCTCGACGACTACAAAAATCATGAGGATCCCGGAACTTGGAATCCTGTTGTCGCGGACGATGCACTCGTTGTCCACTTGACTGAAGGAACTCCAGCCGCGACCGTGGGGTGGCAACCAggagagaaagaaggtcgccATAAGCTGCTGCTGCCGAAGACTATTGGGGTGACGAGGGTAGCTCACGAG ATTGGACATGTGCTCGGCCTCCTCCATGAACACGCCCGCTTCGACCGCGACGACTTCATAACATATCAATGCACAAACCTCAAAGGTTACAGCCAAGCCGTCAATGCCGCCACCGACGCCGGTTTCGAATTAGCCTACGCCATCCTACGCCTCTGCAGCGAGAAAGATTTTGCCCTCCAATTCGACTTCATCGGCGCTGAATACACCAAAAACGACGCGTACTCTAATTTCGATACGGGCATCTTCGACGAAGGCGATTTCGACCTCGGCTCCATCATGATGTACCCGTCTTCCGCAAACACAGAAGATGAGAGGTGCTGGACCGAGTCTAGAAAGGACCTTTGTGTGCTGATGGCAGGTACAGAGCTGAAAATGTGGCCGATCATGCCGGCGCAGGCGCCGAGTAGGGGCGATGTGGAGTTTGTCAAGAAGTACTATCCGTACATAGGACTGCCTGCTTCTTCCTCGATGA CTGTGTCAGATCAGCCGACAACTTCTGCGGCGGTAGTACAGGTTGCGGAGCAAAAGGTCAAGCGAGGTCCTCAGTCTGCCGTCAGGGTCCATCGCATCTTTTCCTAG
- a CDS encoding acid phosphatase PHO12 precursor yields the protein MRFLLVSLAVSSAAVAAQDDFNIFQHLGGNGQWLPGEELTGISSEVPTGCKVDLAASFSRHGSRYPDTGAYKEWVELSKYIQAAGDFEVTNEKLAFLKTWKPVLSNPEAQIANVSPTGWKELHEMGTTWRLRYPDLYEYNTPFTMWANYYKSGPRVRDSARLFAQGFIGPNATDLTTIYALNASDPSSWGNSLAPSDLCKAYNDEGGSPIKPVWDAIYLPPIVARLNAQIQGNLNLTKSQVELFPYLCGFETQITGRRSPFCDVFTKEEVLQYEYAQDLRYWYGNGLGSDIEKYQMLPVVDMAVQRFVDGPNAAYKVGNDTFTPPKMMASFSNDGQINQLAAAIGVFDGQQPLPGNMSLPDRLFRSSQIVKMRGTVAFERLSCTSSAPNSTTTYHYAHKISNCSATAEPSKPIEETYMRIRINDVVYPVVNCTSGPGSSCPLLQYQKIIKKKREEAGDFTKLCNMTDESLAAQPKATFFFDNTLPWQVIVKP from the exons ATGAGGTTTCTTCTTGTTTCCCTCGCTGTGAGCAGCGCTGCAGTTGCGGCTCAAGACGACTTCAACATCTTCCAACATCTCGGAGGCAATGGACAGTGGCTTCCGGGCGAGGAACTGACTGGCATCTCATCCGAGGTACCTACGGGATGCAAAGTCGATCTTGCAG CCTCCTTCTCGCGCCATGGTTCGCGGTATCCCGACACAGGTGCCTATAAGGAATGGGTGGAACTCTCCAAGTACATTCAGGCTGCAGGCGACTTTGAGGTCACTAACGAGAAGCTCGCCTTCTTGAAGACCTGGAAGCCTGTACTATCCAATCCCGAGGCCCAAATCGCCAACGTGAGCCCTACTGGTTGGAAGGAGCTTCATGAGATGGGAACGACTTGGCGCCTTCGTTACCCCGACTTATACGAGTACAACACCCCGTTCACCATGTGGGCCAATTACTACAAGTCCGGCCCTCGTGTACGAGACAGCGCACGCCTATTCGCCCAGGGATTCATAGGTCCCAATGCCACAGATCTCACAACGATTTACGCCCTCAATGCCAGCGATCCTTCTAGCTGGGGCAACTCTCTCGCTCCGAGTGACCTCTGCAAAGCATACAATGACGAAGGCGGTAGCCCCATCAAGCCAGTATGGGATGCGATCTACCTCCCACCCATCGTCGCGAGACTCAACGCTCAGATCCAGGGTAATCTCAACCTCACCAAGAGCCAGGTGGAGTTGTTTCCCTACCTCTGTGGTTTCGAGACCCAAATTACTGGCCGCCGAAGTCCCTTCTGTGACGTTTTCACCAAGGAGGAGGTTTTACAATATGAATATGCACAAGATTTACGTTACTGGTATGGGAATGGACTTGGCTCGGATATTGAAAAGTACCAAATGTTGCCAGTTGTCGATATGGCTGTGCAGCGCTTCGTCGACGGGCCCAATGCAGCATACAAGGTCGGAAACGATACTTTTACGCCACCCAAGATGATGGCTTCGTTCTCAAACGATGGTCAAATCAACCAGCTTGCTGCAGCGATCGGCGTGTTCGATGGCCAGCAACCACTTCCCGGCAACATGTCGCTGCCAGATCGTCTATTCCGCTCATCTCAGATCGTGAAGATGCGCGGCACCGTAGCTTTCGAACGCTTGTCGTGCACGTCTTCTGCACCAAACAGCACTACCACTTATCATTACGCGCACAAGATATCTAACTGTTCGGCAACTGCCGAGCCTTCTAAGCCTATTGAGGAGACGTACATGAGGATTCGCATCAACGATGTCGTTTATCCTGTTGTAAACTGTACCAGTGGGCCTGGCTCTTCGTGCCCACTGTTACAGTACCAGAAGATTATCAAGAAGAAGCGCGAAGAAGCAGGCGATTTTACCAAGCTATGTAACATGACGGATGAAAGCCTTGCTGCTCAGCCGAAGGcgaccttcttcttcgatAATACGCTGCCGTGGCAGGTCATCGTGAAGCCTTGA